Part of the Candidatus Methylomirabilota bacterium genome, CCGCACCCAGCCCACGCCGAAGCAGCTGCGGCGCTACGGCGAGCGGTGGAGGCCCTACCGCTCGGTGGCCGCCTGGTACCTCTGGCGCGCCGCCGAGCAGGCCCTACACCGCAAGGTCGCGCCGGCCGTCACCTAGCCGGCTGATCAGCCTGCCCGGCGACTACGCGGGACGGGCGCGCATCTGGTCCGGGCTCATGCCGTAGAAACTGCGCGCACGCTCGCCGACGCCCGGCCACGGATGCGCGCGCAGCACCTCCTCGTTGATGTCGGCGCCCCAGCCCGGCCCGTCGGGAAGGAAGATGTGGCCGTCCTTGACGACCGGCGGCTTCGTGACCAGGTCCGCCTTCCAGGCCACGTCGTCGATGTCGATCTCCATGATGCGCACGTTGGGCAGGACCGCGCAGAGGTGAAGCGAATGGAGATCGGCGAGGTGGCTGTAGTAGTTGTGGGGCGCGATGTTGATCTCGTAGGCCTCGGCCATGCGCCCGATCTGCACGCCCTGCGAGAACCCGTTCCACGGCACGTCGATGATCGCCACGTCGACCGCGTGCAGCTCCAGGAACGGGCGGTACTGTCGCGTGGTGACCAGGCTCTCGCAGGACGCCAGGCGTGTCGACGTCGACTGCTTGATCTGCAGCAGCGCCTGCGGATCCCAGTTGTCGTACTCGACCCACTGCATGTCGAATTGCTCGAGCAGCTTGGCGATGCGCAGCACGCCCTCGGTGCGGAAGTTGTAGTTGAGGTCGAGGCAGAGGCCCACCTTCGGCCCGACCGCGTCGCGGAAGGTACCGATCAAGCGCTCGATGGCGTCCAGGATCTCCACGGTGGGCGCGCCGTCGGTGGAGTTGATGCCGCTGGCGAAGCCCGGGAAGTAGACGGTGGCCGGATCGCCCGGGATCACCATGTTGGTCTTGAGCGCGGTGAAGCCGCGCGCCACCACCTCCTTGCCGAGCGCGGTGATGTCGGCGTAGCTCCGCAGCGGCGGGGTGCCCAGCACGTGGCCGAGGCGCGCCCGCGTGGTCCCGCAGTGCGACCAGTACAGCCGCATGCGGTCGCGCAGCGGGCCCCCGAACAGCTCGTAGACCGGCACGCCCAGAGCCTTGGCCTTGATGTCCCACAGGGCCAGCTCGATGCCGGCCATCGCCTTGTGGGTCACCCCGCCCAGATTCTGGCGAGTGGCGCGGAGCATGTCCCAGTAGAGCCGCTCGACCGGCCGCGGGTCCTGGCCGATGAGCAGCGGGGTGAGATCCTGCACGGAGCCCGCGATGCCGTGCGGACTCCGGTTGTCGCTGCATTCACCCCAGCCCACGAGCCCGTCGTCGGTCTCGACGCGAACGAAGGTCCAGGGCCGCCAGCCGCCGTCACAGTGCAAGGCCTCGACGCGCGCGATCTTCATGGCAGTGGACGATGCCACAGCCGGCCCGAGCGGACAAGCCGCGCCGCGATCACGGCCAGCGCGCGCTGCCCGCGCGGAACTCGTCGAGGGCAAGGAGGCGGATGCGCGCGTCGTCGCGCGCGACGGCCCGCGCGGCCTCCGTGTTGTAACCCCACGCGGCCAGGTAGAGCGCGACGTCGGCCAGATCCGGATGCGTGGTCACGTGCTGCAGCGTCTCCAGTCGGTCCTCGACGAAGGCGAGCCGGGGCCGCCGGCCGTGGCCGGCCGCCCACGCGGCGATCAGCCCGCGCAGGTTCTCGCACTTGTGCACGCCGGTCTCTTTGCCCTGGATGTCGGCGAACGGCACGCGCCAGCGGTCGAGGATGAGGCGCGCGAACTCGCCCTCCTTGGTCGTCACGAGCACCGCCTGCGCCGGCGCGCCCACGAGGCGACGCAGCTGCTCGAGCGTGGCGTACGGCTCGTGCAGGGCCAGCCAGCCCTCGAGGTCGCGCGTGATCCACTCCCGGCGCACCGCATCGAGCGTGTGGCCCAGCAACGTCGCGAGCTCCGCGCCGCGCGGGTCGGCGTGGGTGATGGTCTCGCGCACCGAGTCCCAGCCCTGGAGGATCGCCGCGTGCGGCACGCTCTGCGCGATCGCCCGCACCAGCACCGGCATCTCCCAGCCGCTCAGGATGACCGGGCGGAGCGCGCGGAAGGCCTCGAACAGATCGGGCCCGGGCATCGGCTCGTCCGGCCACACCTGTGCGTGCACGCGGCGGCTCGTCTCGAAGTACTCGTGCAGGCCGTCGCAGCAGACCCCATCGAAATCGAGAGCGAGGACCTCGGGCACGGTC contains:
- a CDS encoding mandelate racemase/muconate lactonizing enzyme family protein; translation: MKIARVEALHCDGGWRPWTFVRVETDDGLVGWGECSDNRSPHGIAGSVQDLTPLLIGQDPRPVERLYWDMLRATRQNLGGVTHKAMAGIELALWDIKAKALGVPVYELFGGPLRDRMRLYWSHCGTTRARLGHVLGTPPLRSYADITALGKEVVARGFTALKTNMVIPGDPATVYFPGFASGINSTDGAPTVEILDAIERLIGTFRDAVGPKVGLCLDLNYNFRTEGVLRIAKLLEQFDMQWVEYDNWDPQALLQIKQSTSTRLASCESLVTTRQYRPFLELHAVDVAIIDVPWNGFSQGVQIGRMAEAYEINIAPHNYYSHLADLHSLHLCAVLPNVRIMEIDIDDVAWKADLVTKPPVVKDGHIFLPDGPGWGADINEEVLRAHPWPGVGERARSFYGMSPDQMRARPA
- a CDS encoding HAD family hydrolase — encoded protein: MTVPEVLALDFDGVCCDGLHEYFETSRRVHAQVWPDEPMPGPDLFEAFRALRPVILSGWEMPVLVRAIAQSVPHAAILQGWDSVRETITHADPRGAELATLLGHTLDAVRREWITRDLEGWLALHEPYATLEQLRRLVGAPAQAVLVTTKEGEFARLILDRWRVPFADIQGKETGVHKCENLRGLIAAWAAGHGRRPRLAFVEDRLETLQHVTTHPDLADVALYLAAWGYNTEAARAVARDDARIRLLALDEFRAGSARWP